The sequence tacggatatattgaacctgtggcctaatataaaaatgtatatatacaaTTTCTAAGCATTATATTTGAAGTCCATCATTATAAcagattggattaaaatgcaatttattggttcaaaagtgaacaacttTATTAAGAACTTTTTCTCTATGTTTAAAACTTGCACGCTTTTATAGAAACTTGactaatgtttacaatttttatttccctgctgaaatttcaactgaaatttgtttttgtaattgaaatttaaatactgtctattcttatttttattttccctttaaaaattcatctctttttactataaatttcacgtttgttggatttaaatgcaattaactggttcaaaagtgaacaattttattaagaacttatgcttttcgtttaaaactttcaggcttttataaataattgaggaatggtttaaaatttatatttccctgctgaagtttcaactgaaatgttttttttatttaaatttaattactttgtattctaatttttaattttaccttataaaattcatctcgttttagTGAAAATGTCATATTTGTcggattaaaatgtaattttaatccaacaataaGTTCTTCAtcatatttttcacttttgaaccagtaaattgcattttaatccaacaaacatgaaatttatactaagaagagatgaattttgaaagttaaataaaaaagtatttaaatttcaataacaaaaataaaattcagttgaaattttagcagggaaataaacattttaaaccattagtcaattttttataaaagcctgcaagttttaaacgaaaaggataagtTCTTAATAAGATTGCTCTACTTTTGAACcattaaattgcattttaatccaatccgttataatgatggacttgCAATATAATActcagaaattgtatatacatttttgtattacgcCTAAGGTCTAATATATCCGTATGCTTTAGCAAATTGTAACCGAACCAATACAATTACTTCaatattcgtatgaattttatttcattttattatgtatgtataaccgaagaaatgaattttaaataagaaagcagaattagtcatcaagaaggttaacATTCTACCGCCTGACACGAATTCTCAACcatagagaattatttttttgaaattgttacattttcaacgaaataatagtcccactGAACTGTTCTGAATTGCCTTGCCGTCGGTGGTTCGGCAACTTGTTTAAGTTTCTGATCGCGAATagtaaaaagaacattaaaaaacccCGGCCCTGAAACTCTCGGTTGTGATCTGGAAAGTTGGGTGGATTCGAAATAAAAAGGCATTGTTTATCGGAAAAAAGCCTATTACGGCAGAAAAAACCCAGATTTATTTGAATTGTCgtacaatatgaatttttctacagAGGAACTGTACCTTCGAATACAACTAATTCAAATCGCACTGCGTGCTCACGGCGAACCGGCGTTGGCGTCAAACTCACGGCGAGGTCGTTCGATCGGTTTGTTTTAGTGCAATTAAGACGAAATTCATTCCGATTTCATTCGATAGAAATCGGTGGGGTTGAAAGAACATCAATTGACGTGTGAATTGGTGGAAAACGAATTAGAAATTGCCACAGAGGCGTTGCCGAGGAGGCGTTTTGATCGCGGTAGAGCTCTACGTGTAACCGAGTTCGTAAGAACAATGAATCGAAGGACCCGCGCCACGAGTTGAGTCGATGCTCTTTTCTCACATATGCGATCCATTCTCTGTCTCTCTTTCTTTCTTACGGTAGATTTGAAATTCACACTTTCGCGCGACAAGATTCGTGTTAGGCCTGCTTTACCTGACAAATAATGTGTGACGACGGAAGCTGCTCCCGGCCAACGCTGTGAAACAAGAAGAATTACATTCAATGCAGTGAAGCAGAGTTAGCTGCAACTaagataaataaatgaatataactGAACACTTAGACTTTAGAGATACTATCAATATCTGAACACAAACAAGATAAACATTCAGCGATGGTTAACCCTATTAATCATGAAGTCAGTTCCTTTGCAGGGACTGTTCTGATCATTTGGTAATCTATAATGCTGAAGTCAGTTTCCTTTGGAGGAACTGCTCTGATACttcgataataaaataaaaataaaataacataaataaaataaatagtataaataaaataaatctaaaataaacttttaaattaaatataaagtattTACAATATGTACAATGATTTTGACCGCAACTCCGACTCTTACGAAATaactattttacaatatttacaactatacaatattttgatcttaaatcAACTTTGCTCAGCCAGCCGACCGAGGCTTTACGCCACAGGTGACAGACAGAGTCGTGTTAGGTTTCGTTTCTAAACTCCGTTCGCCGTTTTGATCGAAGCAACTCTGGCGTTGCCGTCGCTCCCTGGATATACCTCGAGGATTACACATCCATCTTGCACATCCCATGTTGTCCTCTCTTAGGATCACAACCGAAACAGCCTTCAATTCCTCAGTAAATTTGTGCCATTTTTGGCGAGTTTGCAATTCGTTGAGATATTCTTTGtaccattttttccaaaagtcCTGTCGAGCCCTGGTGATGAAATTGTAGATTGAAAGTCTGTTGTCTGCAACTGAAACGAGATTTTTCTCAGGCAAAGAATTGAACAGTCGACCTATTAATAGGTGAGCAGGTGTTATAACTAGTGCACCATTAGGATCAGCCGAAGGAGCGTACAATGCACAAGAATTTGAAATCGCTTACATTTCAATTAACAATGTGTTAAGTTGCCCGTTATTCGAATAGATGTGTTCTGGAACCCCTCTTCGACCGATAAACCTACGCAAAGTTGACAAAAATCCCTCTGTCGAAAGGTCGGTTGCCAGTTCGATATGCACCGCCTTAGACACCATGCAGATAAAAACACAACCTGAGACCTTAATGAAACTCCGGTTGCGATTCTTTTTCCCCTTAATGAGAATAGGACCAAAGAAATTCATCCCTGTGCGACTAAAAGCTGGAGCTTCCGTAACCCTAACTTCAGACAAGACAGCCATTTGAGCCTGCATCATTTTTGGATGTTGTCGAATACATTCGATGCATCGATGGACGATTTTCCTAACTTGATCTTTTCCGTTCAATACCCagaatttttctctaaaagtgTAGAGTCGATTGGATACCGGAATGCTTATTTTCTACGCGAGATTCGCGAATTATGAGATCAGTAATTGGATGTTTGCTAGGTATTAAGAGAGggtgtttttttatatatagatCAAATCTGCTTTTTTCAAGCGATCACCTATTCGAATGAGATCGCGCTCGTCGAGAAAAGGAGTTAGCTCATCGAATTTGGTAGGCTTTCGGTACGCAACTGTGGTTTTACCGGGCGTCGCTTCTTGAATAGTAGCGAGACGTTTGATCTCCTCCGGGAATCTTTCACGTTGTATCATCGCTACCAAACGATGTTCCGCATCGATTATTTCCTGACAGGATAGTGGACGATCTCTTTTAGTTTTTAGGGTTTTCCAGCGTAGGAAATAAGAAACCGGTTTTGTGAGACGTTTGAATGATGAGACTCAAGAACATATATAATCACACGTTACAGTACTAAGCAACCAAACACCCTCTTTCAAACCgggcatttttaaaaaacgatggTTCGACCGACCTAGGCCATTCTTTCTCGGTTGGAACTAACCACTTAGAACCTGAAGTCCATAAGGTATTTTTGATGAAATCTGATGGTAATTGTCCCCTAGAAAACGCATCGGCAGGATTGTCTTCCAATCTGATGTGCCTCCACTGAATTTTATCTTCTAGAGATTGTGTATCGGCGAACCTATTTAATTCGAATGTCCGTAGCAAATGAGGAGCTTTTTTCAGCTAACACAATATGATTGTGGAATCTGAGCGAAAGCTGACTTTCCTGACCGGAAACTCGAATTGGGCCTTTGATTCGACGTATAGTTTCTTGAGGATTGAAGCTGCACAGAGTACTAGCCGTGGAATTGTGACACCACTCAAGGGAGCTACTCTAGATTTACTACAAACCAGGTTTACTGCTCGGTAAATGATTTCCATTTATTCTGAATTTCCTGCGGCAGTGATTCATCCCACGTGATTTTCGATTTCCAACAATCCTGTATCAAGACTTTTGCGTAGAGATCCACCGGCCCCAAAAATCCGAGAGGATTGAAAGTTTTTGCAATTTTCGAACGCAACTTTCTCTTGGTGGAAGTGTATTGATCATCGATAGCTCGAACCACGTACGTCAGAATATTGCCCTGGGAATCCCAAGTAATTCCGAGCGTTTTCTGAATGGGATTTTCTTTGATAATGCAATCAAGATTGAACGTTTTCTTCTCGATATCATTGAGAATAGTAGTATGGTTGGAAGACCATTGTCTAATGACAAACCTGCCCCGACCTAGCAGCTCGATCATTTCATCGCGAATAATGAGAATTTTCTCGATGGAATTTGCGCCTGAAACCAGATCATCCACGTAAAAATCCCGTAGGAGAATTTGACTGGCACGTGGAAAATCTTTTCCCTTATCACGAGCAAGCTGTTGTAGGTTGCAAATTGCTAGAAATGGTGCGCGTGCCGTTCCGAAAGTCATGGTGTTTAATTGAAACGTTCTGATTTAACCCTGATGataccatacaattttttaaaattttcggtcGTCCGGATAGACAAGGACCTGCCAGTACATCTCGATCTCGGCGGTTATCACATACGTATGTGTTCGAAATCTGAGAACCTGTTCAATGATTGCATTTTGAATCGTAGGACCTACCAATAGAACCTCATTGAGAGAAATTCCTGTCGACGTTTTTGCGGACGCATCAAACACCACCCGAACCTTAGTAGTCTCGCTAGCTGTTTTAATCACAGCGTGATGAGACAGATAACATCCCTCCTTGATGTCGTCACGCAAAGTCATATGGTTTAACGCAATGTACTGATTGAGTACCTGGTGATTCTCCGACTTTAACTGTGAATTGGACTCGAATTTTTTCTCTATCGCGTAGAGACGCTTCAAAGCTTGATTTCTGGATTCACCGACCTGAAATTTGCTGTCTCGAAAAGGGAGTCGTACGATGTATCTACCGGTGTCGTCACGTAGAGTGTTATGAACGAAATGTTGTTCACAAGCCACGTCATCGCGAGACTTCAAAGGTTCGTGGTCGAAGTCTCCAATTGCCCAAAATCGCTCAATGAGTTTGTCTAACTTTGCAACATTGCAAGAAGCCATTGCAGATGTTACGAGGACATCTGATCCTCCGGCCACTATCCAACCTAACGTAGTTTTTTGCAGAATGGTTTGAGACTCCTGACACCTAAGTTTGATTTGACCGATCGACAACAGGGACAAGGTAGTACCTGCTGCCAACAAGATGTCGACAGACTTGGGTACGTAAAACTGCGGATCGGTCAGTTGTAAATTTTTGGGAATATCGAACAAATGTCGTGGGAATGTTTCATTGGGTACGAGCTCCGCTATTCTTGTcactgttagaaaattcaattcctgTTTGAACTTGTTACAAGTGGAAGAAAAAGTAGCTTTAATGTAATGTCTGGATAACGTACTTAAACCGTTGATGTCCCCAACGTGAATCGAACAAGTTTGTTTGGGAATGTTAAGTGACtttgcaaaattttcagttattaaatttACTGTGGAACAGGAATCTAATAGCGCCCTTCCCATGAAACAATTCCCTAGGTTATTTTGAACCTTCAAAACTGCAGTTGTCATTAATTGTGAATCTGAAGGGAACGTCTCAGAAGCGTAGGATTGTCTATATAGTCATGCTATTGAAATGGGAGGACCTGAACCTTGTAATTCTCCCCCTCTCTTAGATGATTCCGATTTAACCGCCTTTGCTGTCTTATTAGAATGTTATAGAGTGTGATGATTTCTATCACACTTTTTGCAACGCATTTGTAAACATTTGTAAAGCTGATGATTTTCCTTGCATGCGACACAAGAAAATATCGACGAATTAGAATCAGCCGTTACGAGAGAGCGTGCTTCTAATTTTCGAATCTTTGCAAAAGGTTGTTTGAATtgctcacccccccccccctttccttGCAATATTGCGGCCACTCGAGGAAACCTTCTCTAGTGAACGCAATTTAAAAACGGACGACtataaaaatttatacaaatctTCGAGATTCGGAAGTTGATTTCCTTCGTGTCGATCTTGCCATTTTGCCAAAATCCCTGGTGGTAAGCATCTCTCTAAAATTCGGATAACGATCTGCTCGTGCACCTTTGCCCGAGACAAAACGGGAAGATCGAGGATCGTGTCAAGATGTTCCGCGACTATTATTCGTTTTTGATCGTATGCTTCAATTCAATTCACGTGTGAATTGGTGGAAAACGAATTAGAAATTGCCACAGAGGCGTTGCTGAGGAGGCGTTTTGATCGCGGTAGAGCTCTACGCGTAACCGAGTTCGTAAGAACACTGAATCGAACGACCCGCGCCAAAAGTTGATTCGATGCTCTTTTCTCACATATGCGATCCATTCTCACTCTCTTTTTTCAGGTAGATTTGAATTTCACACTTTCACGCGACAAGATTCGTGCTAGGCCTGCTTTGCCTGACAAATAATGCATGACGATGGAACACCCAccataattatttccattcatttgattcctttcattAGCCCTGTCGTATTCATAGTCCAAACTGAAGATAATGCTTAAGTCTGCCTTCATTAAGACCCCCTTGTCGGTTTTAAGCCATGATGTATTTAGAGATATACTTTAAGATGATCTTTGGTAAGTTTAGAATTTCAAGCATGAACTTATTTTGTGTAAGATTAGCTTTAGTAAGACAAAACTTAAGATTATCTTAATGTGTGCTCGGCAATTTCCGTAATAATTCTCATGTATCCGACAATCTGATTGGTTAaaacatacttaaattttgacAGTCAAATGTCgattaaatatgtatttacaCGCATATGTACTGATCACCAGCCAACAGGAAATATCATAATAGTAAAAGAGACAGGGAGAAAATTTTTCTGAAGAcagtttttgttaatattataaacaaatttaataataaatgcattattcaggcattggtcgtcagaaaaattcgttttttcgatgtcatgttttaaaaattaggaacctcatgataatttctgaaaattcagaagtttttgatcaattttatgattttatcaaacatatttaataaacaaatgcattattcgaacacttatcgacggaaaaagtcgtttttttaatGCTAATCCTTTTCATTGGGAGCTCCatcataattttagcaacatccttcactatttaattaattttatttatttttaaacaaatttaataaataaatgcattattcgggcatctgatgacgaaaaattcgttttttttcgatggcagtccttttaattaaaaactgaatgttaatttcagcaaaattcatgattagtttataaattttatggctctttaaacaaatttaataaacaagtgcacTATTTAgccatttgtcgacggaaaaatagtttatttccaaTGTTAGTCTTTTAactgggaactttacgataatttcagtaacattcataattacttGATTACTTTCATGCTTTTGTTAAAGAACTGTAAgtactaaatgaaaaaaataattgttttctgaaattagAAGGACTGACtaaaaaagaacgagtttttacgtcgacaaatgcggaaatgatacatttttaattaaatttgtttaacaagacgatataatttatcaacaaatcatgaatttttctgaaatcattataaggttcctaattttaaaaaatcgaattcgaaaaaaaacgaatttttctgacgaaaaatgcctgaataatgaatttgtttataatattaacaagaatagtcttaaaaGAAATTGTTGTCATTAAAATAGTGTTTCCATTAAattttcttgcaacataacttttaaaaaacgttaaattattaaaaattatagaaaacacattttcagaaaataatttgtttataaaaattttttgttcatcgcatcatgatggaatatctataTATAATGTAGATTTATGAAACGTGGGCGATAACAACagttttcctattattgacgagcaccaggaacgtcTAATAGAAAAAAGagctattttttcgtcatatttttttatttagaagaaaatggAAGAACTTAAATAAAGATCaagctcgacaactttctttgaaattttatcagctttaaaaaaacatccaaatgaTAGAATCCaaaagatagaaaataaaaaagtgaccgAGCTATATGTAGAAAAAgccataatatttttaattagggcTCGTTTTCTGTTACTAAAAGAATTatgtacaattaaattttttttaaatcgtgagaCAAAggtctgaaactttgaaaattctcagCAAAGTaatatcttcaaacaaaaaagtacggcttttcttaataaaattttatttaagatgatCTCAAGTCAAAATATTGTTGACTTAGAAAAAAGTctcgtttttcaatgaaaagtagGGTTAAGGTCTCTTTATAAGATTATCTTATTCGACTATAAATACATctgttggttttaaattttaatcctgtCTTAAGCAATGTTTATGAATATCTATCTCAACAGACGTCTTGGCGAAgatcgaatttttaagtttttcttaagTTTGCCTTAAGCTTATGCGTAAGGAGAACTTACACTTAAGCTCGAACTATGAAtacgaatttaagaattttgtctggattctagcgccatgcagtggaaacctcaggcaACAACGCCGCGATGGaagttagagagaagtttatttttaaactccgcgcacaacatactacttgagctattatggatgtgcttgaagtcaccttcaactgaagttaatgacattttttttacatttttaacggtgCAAAAAAAGGGTTgatgtgtgcagatacttatttgttgatttgcaaagaATGTTCAAGttttattgcttatatttatTATTGCAAATGTTTAGACAATTCAGTCCAAAGTTTGTGtaagtgctcaatatacgcgaatcgaaaaatctaaaatgcatcaaaccaaaaattatctgcaaaatgctgcaactcgaatggtaatatcctattttatcaatttataaataaactttcttgaaaattataaaaaacatattgatgtatacaaacgttctttaggactttttatttattatgtcaaatttttaacacgatatttcAATCAGTATGGACACAgtaaacaccaaaaaaatgttcataaccggggactagtttggtcacgtggtctaTTATTTataatgcgcgatttttccatctgtcaaAATGCcataataagaataagatacctcctaaatttattcacttctatttccatagcgaccgccacacagtgtTCTAtgctcccaaagagaacgtgttttcaatatatttaattccttctaattgtaacggtaacgcacctcacagagatattttttattcctcagaagtagtcatattttaattttatttaatgccTTGTAAtatgttcacaaaatatgtgtaataagttgttttaattccttcatgcggaaagtaaattctgaaattttaattctcaccaattcaactctgcctctctagagttaatattatttaaattcacatatttaCATAGATtactttgttgcatttttaagacgtttaaatagattgttaaattataaataaatataaatttaaatatttttcgaatttataagttataaaaagatttaataatgaataataggTTAAGTaattgctttcgttaaattttactagtCGATTGAGAGAAATATAGTAGGTTgtacactttttctgttcccgttggcggatttttagacggaggaaaaatcgcgtattcataggaatacaaattctcaatatttctgaattcaacgcttgttaccgggcaaagtacccgtaaagaccccattgggtccccattcggttcctttttaaaaaaaactcgaaaacccAACAGaatcatcttttaaattgttgacattcggattctaagttaaattccctattttaagtaaaattttaatatataactttaatattttaagttaaaagttttaaaaaatataagacgtatgaCGCCTGTTGAgtgctacttacaggcgacgcGTTCGAAGtgcagcagtcaacaggcgttatacgtcttgtatttttttaaactttttaccgttgcaaaaaaaaacttttgcgattattccgtgaccataaaattaataattttcgaccgaaaagatgaattttcaacaaaataaatcaattttctaccagataattaaattttaaacttataaagtataaatttgtaacaaaaaaggaagattgcaattttcagatagaaaattaattttgaacaaaacaaaaaacccaaaatgtcaagagaatttttacatgttaaaaaaagattaatttacagctaaatcgaggaattaaattttcaacaaaagagtcaaccccaaagattAAGGGGagtcctaaaaatatgaatctttaatgataaagttcaacttttaaccaagtcgtttcattttcaattaaagcagataaattgcgaacaaaatagttaaatttttaaccaaaaagaaaaattcatttttcagcattatattaatgatctaccaaaataagacgagctttcaacaaaatatattaattattaacaaaaatttttgttttttaaagccgggaggacgCCTTACCTATcatataaaaaggttgaattttcaactaaaaaaatcatttttcaagaaaaaaattaactttctgccgaaaagttcaattttcacttaaCCAGTTTATTgcttatagaaattgtttaatttgaaataaaaaaaactcaattttcaaccgaatagttcaattatttaccaaattgctgaatcatcaaccaaattagattaatgTAGACCAAaccagttccatttttaataaaaaaatgatgaattttcaacacagaaaatttattttcgatagaaaaagacaaatttttagcaaaatgcatgaatttttaacaagaaaggagcaatttaaaaccagaaaatattaatttctaataaaaatatcaatttaaatgaaaaatgaaatatttacattgttagttaaaaaaaaacgaactttcaacaaaatagttacatttttaacaaatgagttcagcctaaaaataactttttatcggcagaagattaattttctaaaaattgatcagttaaattttcgaccaaaaaggtgaatcttaaaccaaaaaaataattttttaacaaagtagttcaacttttaaccaagcttttgaatttctaacgatacaagatgactttttaacaaaataattgcattttttacagaataataaaattttcaactgaatactataatttttaaccaaatgagttgaattccgaaccacaaatataatagtagactctcTACCAAAAAGCATTTAAGCGAAAACAACGAGGTAGACGGGtttcttaaaaaaagaggaaaaaataacaatttttaaaaagttaattataaggaaacatactaaatgttatctgagttcgtaacttttcttccactgacccttAACCCCTGTTCAAACCATAGTTTTcagcatgccccccccccccatgcaattgctaatgcagtttactgacggccccttaaagtttcgatttttgcatttaataaaattatccttatagtgtatagtttaaaatttgtttagaatacaaatacacaacgaaaaatctacaagactcagaaaacgaaattacaacaattaaaagaatgacagagaacaagtatattgagactatacttgagaaactttaatttcaaattttatttgcattgaataaaatataaatattccagagaaaagtaacagcgttttactttaaa comes from Belonocnema kinseyi isolate 2016_QV_RU_SX_M_011 chromosome 5, B_treatae_v1, whole genome shotgun sequence and encodes:
- the LOC117173589 gene encoding uncharacterized protein LOC117173589, whose protein sequence is MTTAVLKVQNNLGNCFMGRALLDSCSTVNLITENFAKSLNIPKQTCSIHVGDINGLSTLSRHYIKATFSSTCNKFKQELNFLTVTRIAELVPNETFPRHLFDIPKNLQLTDPQFYVPKSVDILLAAGTTLSLLSIGQIKLRCQESQTILQKTTLGWIVAGGSDVLVTSAMASCNVAKLDKLIERFWAIGDFDHEPLKSRDDVACEQHFVHNTLRDDTGRYIVRLPFRDSKFQVGESRNQALKRLYAIEKKFESNSQLKSENHQVLNQYIALNHMTLRDDIKEGCYLSHHAVIKTASETTKVRVVFDASAKTSTGISLNEVLLVGPTIQNAIIEQVLRFRTHTYVITAEIEMYWQVLVYPDDRKF